CGCCGTCAGTGCCGGAAAGAAAAACGCCCAGAACTGCCCCGCCTTAGGCCCCGAGGCTGAGAAGGCGGACGGCTGGGAAAACATCGTTCCGAAACCACCGGCCCCCCAATAAGCCCACACCAAAAGCGCCATTCCCAGGACCACCAATAGCGGCGCCTTAATGTTGAGCAGAACGCGAATCGACTCGATCCCCCGGTAGACAACGATCATGTTGATCGTCCAGAAGAGTAAGAAGCATCCCAGTTGCGGTAGGCTCACGCCGATGTTTGCCAGCGGTTGAGCGCCATCCCACGATGGAATAAAGAGAGACAAAATCTTGTAGATAGCCCAGCCACCAATCCAGGTCTGTATCCCGAACCAGCCGCAAGCCACAAGCGCGCGCAAGAGTGCAGGCACGTTTGCCCCAAGGATCCCGTATGAAGCGCGGCAATAAACTGGAAACGGAATGCCGTATTTGGTGCCCGCGTGTGCATTGAGGACCATCGGCAAGAGCACGATCACGTTGCCCAAAAAAATTGTCAGCACGGCCTGCCACCAGTTCATCCCCTCGTCGATGAGCGAGGAAGCCAGCATGTAGGTTGGAATGCAGGCGGACATCGATACCCACAGCACAGCGATGTCCTTCATACCCCATCGCCGGTCAGCACGCGCGACGGGCGCCATATCGCGGCTGTAGTAGGGCGAACTACTCAGGTCAGGCGGCAGCTCGAAATCGCCCGCTCGCGCAGCTCCCGGTCTCGAAGGGGATGATGGCGTCATGATTCCTGTCGACCTAGGTTGAGAACTATTCGGTTTCCATTTGACGGGCCGGGGGCAGCGCGTACCTGCTGCAAAGCGGCCGGAGGAATTGAATGACGACAACGCCGCATAACATTCCGCTCGGTCTTGTGCTGGCAAGCGGCTCGCCGCATCCTGGCACTCGATTCGGGCACGTAAGATCTAGTGGTCAAGTCGCGCGCGATGATTTTGACCACGCTCGCCTTGTGTCCCTCGCTATCCGCCATGCTAACTTCGGGCGGCGAACGTCAAGCCGTGGTCCAACGCCTCGGCCAACTCATCGGCGTGCGCTATGGAAGCGTTGAGCGGGAGACCAGTGCGGATAACGTTGCCATACAACCCGCCTTTTCCCAACAGCACGTGGCGGCGTTTTGTCTCTTCGAAGATGTCGAGCACGGCTTGCGGTGCCGGCTGTTTGGTCTTGCGGTCGGTGACCAACTCGATGCCCTGCATGAGCCCCATGCCACGAACGTCCCCCACGAGAGCGTGT
This Pirellulales bacterium DNA region includes the following protein-coding sequences:
- a CDS encoding cytosine permease — its product is MTPSSPSRPGAARAGDFELPPDLSSSPYYSRDMAPVARADRRWGMKDIAVLWVSMSACIPTYMLASSLIDEGMNWWQAVLTIFLGNVIVLLPMVLNAHAGTKYGIPFPVYCRASYGILGANVPALLRALVACGWFGIQTWIGGWAIYKILSLFIPSWDGAQPLANIGVSLPQLGCFLLFWTINMIVVYRGIESIRVLLNIKAPLLVVLGMALLVWAYWGAGGFGTMFSQPSAFSASGPKAGQFWAFFFPALTA